One window of Mediterraneibacter butyricigenes genomic DNA carries:
- a CDS encoding glycosyltransferase family 2 protein produces MDKKLISVMTPCYNEEANIMNLYHAVKAQFEAMPQYQYEHIFIDNYSSDNSRNILRELAKEDKNIKVILNARNFGPNRSGSYGMLQAKGDALICIVCDLQDPPEMIPKFLAKWEEGYKVVLGQKLKSKENFLMFQVRKLYYTLINWLSETPQYEGVTGYGLFDKEFLDTMRWMDDPDPYVRGLVPDLGYKTYLMEYTQNKREFGKSSYNFNRYFDFAITGVTHVSKKPLRIATMAGMMMSGISFLLAIIYLVLKLIYWDSFAMGTAPILIGVFLLSSVQLAFIGVIGEYIGAILTRVTKRPMVVEEERINF; encoded by the coding sequence ATGACTCCCTGTTATAACGAGGAAGCCAATATTATGAATCTTTATCATGCGGTAAAAGCTCAGTTTGAAGCTATGCCGCAGTATCAATATGAACATATTTTTATCGACAACTATTCCAGTGACAATTCCCGGAATATTTTGCGGGAACTGGCAAAAGAAGATAAAAATATAAAAGTTATTTTAAATGCACGAAATTTCGGACCAAATCGTTCCGGAAGCTATGGGATGCTTCAGGCGAAAGGGGATGCATTGATCTGTATCGTGTGCGATCTTCAGGATCCACCGGAAATGATTCCGAAATTCTTAGCAAAATGGGAAGAAGGCTATAAAGTTGTTCTTGGACAAAAGCTAAAGAGTAAAGAAAATTTCCTGATGTTTCAGGTACGAAAGCTTTATTACACGCTGATTAACTGGCTTTCTGAAACGCCACAATATGAAGGAGTCACCGGTTATGGATTGTTTGATAAAGAATTTTTAGATACCATGCGCTGGATGGATGACCCGGATCCATATGTGCGTGGCTTAGTACCCGATTTGGGGTATAAAACCTATCTGATGGAATACACCCAGAACAAACGGGAATTCGGAAAATCCAGCTATAACTTTAACCGGTATTTCGATTTTGCAATTACGGGTGTGACTCACGTATCTAAAAAACCACTTCGTATCGCAACCATGGCGGGGATGATGATGTCCGGGATCAGTTTTCTGCTTGCTATTATTTATTTAGTTTTAAAACTGATCTATTGGGATTCTTTCGCAATGGGAACTGCCCCGATTCTGATCGGAGTCTTTCTGCTTTCATCGGTGCAATTGGCATTTATCGGCGTAATTGGCGAATATATCGGAGCAATTCTTACACGGGTAACAAAACGCCCCATGGTGGTGGAAGAAGAACGTATTAATTTTTAA
- a CDS encoding thiamine pyrophosphate-binding protein, with product MKVKISDWIAQFLVEQGIRYNFTVPGGGAMHLNVSFGHQEGLTNIFVQHEQSAAIAAEGYFRANNELPMVCCTTGPGGTNTLTGVLGAWLDSIPMLVISGQVRYATTARAAGIPVRAMGDQEYDITPMVAHMTKYAEMIIDPKTVKYHLQKALYLATHGRPGPVWLDVPLDVQGGYIDTDEFIEFDPCKLKEVDPPVTTEEQIAIVLQKIKDAKRPVLNVGNGIHIANCVDLMRKVAEKLNIPVAVAYDSTDLMPTEHPLYVGQPGLIGDRAGNWAVQNADLVLSVGCRLSCRQVGYNVHSWAREAFVIMVDIDKYELQKPSIHVELPIQADAKDFLEKLDAALPQALSPHEEWLNICREWKKNYPVVTKKQHEAEGLANAYCFLDTISRLAPEDQTIVLGNGTVEACLHAIYIKEATRLICNSGAASMGYDLPAAIGACFALGKKQVLCLSGDGSIQMNLQELQTIVFHKLPIKIFVVNNQGYHSMRQTEGNLFPEYTKVGVGPESGDLSFPEMKKIAGAYGIPYFTASSNQELPAAIEATLATEGYAMCEIYVDINQKFEPKSATKRLPDGTLVSPPLEDLAPFLPREELEKIMIIPMWEQ from the coding sequence ATGAAAGTAAAAATCTCAGACTGGATTGCACAATTTTTAGTAGAACAGGGAATTCGATACAACTTTACCGTCCCTGGCGGTGGAGCGATGCATCTGAATGTTTCCTTTGGTCATCAGGAAGGACTGACCAATATTTTCGTACAACACGAACAGAGCGCTGCAATTGCAGCGGAAGGATATTTTCGTGCCAACAATGAATTGCCTATGGTATGTTGTACAACCGGACCGGGCGGAACCAATACATTAACCGGTGTACTGGGCGCCTGGCTTGACAGTATTCCGATGTTGGTGATCAGCGGACAGGTTCGCTATGCAACAACTGCACGAGCCGCAGGAATTCCGGTTCGTGCTATGGGAGATCAGGAATATGATATCACGCCTATGGTTGCACATATGACAAAGTATGCTGAGATGATCATTGATCCGAAAACTGTGAAATATCATCTCCAGAAAGCATTATACCTTGCAACCCATGGTCGTCCGGGTCCGGTATGGCTAGACGTTCCGTTGGATGTACAAGGTGGATATATTGATACCGATGAATTTATAGAATTTGATCCATGCAAACTGAAAGAGGTAGATCCACCTGTTACAACAGAGGAACAAATCGCAATCGTTCTTCAGAAAATTAAAGATGCAAAACGCCCTGTCCTGAATGTAGGAAATGGGATTCACATTGCGAATTGTGTAGATCTAATGCGTAAAGTTGCTGAAAAGTTAAACATTCCGGTAGCTGTTGCATATGATTCCACAGACCTTATGCCAACGGAACATCCGCTTTATGTTGGACAACCCGGTTTAATCGGGGATCGTGCCGGAAACTGGGCAGTTCAAAATGCTGATCTGGTACTCTCTGTCGGATGTCGTTTGAGTTGCCGTCAGGTAGGATACAATGTTCACAGTTGGGCAAGAGAAGCTTTTGTGATCATGGTAGACATTGATAAATATGAACTTCAAAAACCAAGCATTCATGTAGAACTGCCCATTCAGGCGGATGCAAAAGATTTTCTTGAAAAATTAGATGCTGCATTGCCTCAAGCATTGTCTCCACATGAAGAGTGGCTCAATATCTGCCGGGAATGGAAGAAAAATTATCCGGTTGTGACGAAAAAACAACATGAAGCTGAGGGATTGGCAAATGCATACTGTTTCTTGGATACAATCAGCCGTCTTGCACCAGAAGATCAGACGATTGTGCTTGGAAATGGTACTGTAGAGGCATGTCTTCATGCAATCTATATCAAAGAAGCAACTCGCCTGATCTGTAACAGCGGTGCAGCAAGTATGGGCTATGACCTTCCGGCAGCAATTGGTGCCTGTTTTGCTCTTGGAAAGAAACAAGTTCTGTGTCTGTCAGGCGACGGAAGTATTCAGATGAATCTTCAGGAATTACAAACCATTGTATTCCATAAATTACCGATTAAGATTTTTGTCGTCAATAATCAGGGATACCATTCCATGCGTCAGACCGAAGGGAATTTATTCCCGGAATATACCAAAGTCGGAGTTGGGCCTGAAAGTGGAGATTTAAGTTTCCCGGAAATGAAAAAAATCGCAGGCGCTTATGGAATCCCATACTTTACCGCAAGCAGCAACCAGGAACTTCCAGCCGCAATTGAAGCAACACTTGCTACCGAAGGCTATGCGATGTGTGAAATTTATGTAGATATTAATCAGAAATTTGAGCCGAAAAGTGCAACAAAACGTCTTCCGGATGGAACTTTGGTAAGTCCACCGTTGGAAGATCTGGCGCCATTCCTTCCAAGAGAAGAACTGGAAAAAATTATGATTATTCCAATGTGGGAGCAATAA
- a CDS encoding HAD family hydrolase — protein MTYDAVIFDVDGTLLDTSEGLISAVNYTIDVCGLTPLTESQLRTFIGPPIQNSLAKYYDLSPEKIQEIAEIFRDAYKEKFLLQAVPYEGIYTVLDKLVQNHIKVGIATYKREDYALQILEHFHFDKYATVMHGADNFNQMKKKDIIQLCVKEIGLTDPSRIIMVGDSDNDAIGAADAGMKFIGVTYGFGFASKEDVMQFENVGISKNTKDFFNILRQLDIIF, from the coding sequence ATGACTTATGATGCGGTTATTTTTGATGTTGATGGTACGTTGTTAGATACGTCAGAAGGTTTAATCTCTGCCGTAAACTATACAATTGATGTATGTGGGTTAACGCCTTTAACAGAATCACAACTTCGTACTTTTATCGGACCTCCGATTCAAAATTCTCTGGCAAAATATTATGATTTGAGTCCAGAGAAAATACAGGAAATTGCGGAAATTTTTCGTGACGCTTATAAAGAAAAATTTTTATTACAAGCAGTTCCCTACGAGGGAATTTATACGGTTCTGGACAAGCTAGTCCAGAACCATATTAAGGTTGGAATTGCGACATATAAACGAGAAGATTATGCCTTACAGATATTAGAACATTTTCATTTTGACAAGTATGCAACCGTTATGCATGGTGCTGATAATTTTAATCAGATGAAAAAGAAAGACATTATCCAATTGTGTGTAAAAGAAATTGGACTAACAGATCCATCTCGGATCATCATGGTTGGAGACAGTGACAATGATGCAATTGGTGCGGCTGATGCCGGCATGAAATTTATAGGAGTAACCTATGGATTTGGATTTGCTTCGAAAGAAGATGTCATGCAATTTGAGAATGTAGGGATAAGTAAGAATACAAAAGATTTTTTTAATATTTTGCGACAGTTAGATATAATTTTTTAG
- a CDS encoding acyltransferase family protein, translating into MKKSRYNLHKILITMILIYLGFLFIGKNTFLYKYEETQSFNKIDIKATNIYSENFNDQHLLKINTDKIEINAIRIGFSNRTTQNSTISIYYKDVDDNLIAITSRPYCFLQKEIVIPIQYNKYSNLYIDIPNTTKINEVGIGLKYFSPVQKSISWILEQFALLILSAILSFLLTRSINSNINSKTITHKEERNSNIELLRIICMLLLVAHHCVVHGGALNMAEGRNLLFSYLFLPVGKICFIIYIAISMWFFVDQQFSAVRFIKVWFEVFFYSFFFTIIAFMLGANISILDIFSSLLPIIGNSHGFASSYLLFYLLLPFIKKGTDHLTKNQSRYLLFLIFVAQILSQIMGQITNYYQYVFSELTLFIFCYVLMLNLKKWPLAFLKDKRITSGTAFIIWLILLQANYSVLWGRNNKIIDFLLGNSGTESSLLMIIAGFSVFFFVKELPKYVNPKINKLATYSFAVLLIHDHNFLRNIVWSYFVETDTWYYSSYFILILTGIVFIIYFVCSIIELLRKNILEVYILKQKPVLKFVKIIDNYLIFEEHKK; encoded by the coding sequence ATGAAAAAAAGTAGATATAATTTGCACAAAATTTTAATAACCATGATACTCATTTATCTTGGTTTTCTATTTATTGGAAAAAATACTTTTCTTTACAAGTATGAAGAAACACAAAGCTTTAATAAAATCGATATTAAGGCTACTAATATATATTCCGAAAATTTTAATGATCAACATCTTTTAAAAATAAACACTGACAAAATAGAGATTAATGCTATACGAATTGGCTTTTCTAACAGGACCACCCAAAATTCCACAATTTCTATTTATTATAAAGATGTAGATGATAATCTTATTGCAATAACATCTAGGCCTTATTGTTTTTTACAGAAAGAAATAGTTATTCCCATTCAATATAATAAATACTCTAATTTATATATTGATATTCCCAATACCACCAAGATTAATGAAGTAGGGATTGGATTAAAATATTTTTCACCTGTTCAAAAAAGTATTTCGTGGATACTAGAACAGTTTGCGTTGCTTATCCTTTCAGCGATTTTATCATTTCTTTTAACTCGTAGTATAAATAGTAACATTAACTCCAAAACAATAACCCATAAAGAGGAACGTAATAGCAATATTGAACTATTACGTATTATTTGTATGCTTTTATTAGTTGCACATCATTGTGTCGTTCATGGCGGTGCACTTAATATGGCTGAAGGGCGAAATCTACTATTCTCCTATTTATTTTTACCAGTAGGAAAAATATGTTTTATTATCTACATTGCTATATCAATGTGGTTTTTTGTTGATCAGCAATTTAGTGCCGTACGTTTTATAAAAGTTTGGTTTGAAGTATTTTTTTATTCCTTCTTCTTTACAATAATCGCATTTATGTTAGGCGCGAATATTTCTATTCTGGATATTTTTAGTAGCTTACTTCCAATTATAGGTAATTCACATGGATTTGCTTCAAGTTATCTGTTATTTTATCTGCTGTTGCCCTTTATTAAAAAAGGAACAGACCATTTAACCAAAAACCAAAGCAGATATTTATTATTTCTTATTTTTGTTGCTCAAATTTTATCTCAAATAATGGGACAAATAACTAACTATTATCAATATGTTTTCAGCGAACTTACTCTGTTTATTTTCTGTTACGTTTTAATGTTAAATTTAAAAAAATGGCCGCTTGCATTTTTAAAAGACAAACGTATTACTTCAGGAACAGCTTTTATAATTTGGTTAATTCTTCTTCAGGCAAACTATAGTGTTTTATGGGGAAGAAATAACAAAATTATTGACTTTTTGTTAGGAAATAGTGGAACCGAATCATCACTGTTAATGATTATTGCTGGATTTTCTGTTTTCTTTTTTGTTAAGGAACTTCCTAAATATGTAAATCCCAAAATCAATAAATTAGCTACCTATTCATTTGCAGTATTATTAATTCATGATCATAATTTCCTTAGAAATATTGTATGGAGTTATTTTGTTGAAACAGATACATGGTATTATAGTTCATATTTTATTTTAATCTTAACAGGTATTGTATTCATTATATATTTTGTATGCTCCATTATTGAATTATTAAGAAAAAATATATTAGAAGTATATATATTGAAACAAAAACCAGTTTTGAAATTTGTAAAAATAATAGATAATTATTTAATATTTGAGGAGCACAAAAAATGA